One Euphorbia lathyris chromosome 1, ddEupLath1.1, whole genome shotgun sequence DNA segment encodes these proteins:
- the LOC136231733 gene encoding calcium-dependent protein kinase 10-like, with protein MGNLFQKGKSMGNCNAGVRPDVTEASKAHRTDNRRKKKCKEQTPNPYSDKPIRSRAPIRVLKDVIPVTQRSRIGDKYILGRELGRGEFGITYLCTDRETKDALACKSISKRKLRTAADIEDVRTEVAIMSRLPDHQNIVKLKATYEDDKNVHLVMELCEGGELFDRIVARGHYSERAAANIARTIAEVVKVCHHNGIMHRDLKPENFLFANKKENSVLKAIDFGLSVFFKPGEKFSEIVGSPYYIAPEVLRQNYGPEVDVWSAGVILYILLCGVPPFWAETDEGVASEILRCRIDFKREPWPHISKSAKSLVRQMLEPDPKKRLTAQQVLEHPWLQKSKKASNVPLGDMVRTRLKQFSTMNRFKKKALQVIAQHFLVEDVEVFRDMFTLMDTDNDGKVSYEDVRAGLRMFGSQLAEPEIKMLMEVADIDGNGVLEYGEFVAVAIHLQKMKNDEHFRRAFMFFDTDGSGYIEIDELREALADEYGETDNDVLHDILREVDTNKDGRISYREFVTMMKAGTDWRKASRQYSRERFKSLIFNLMKDGSL; from the exons ATGGGAAACTTATTTCAAAAAGGAAAAAGTATGGGAAACTGTAACGCCGGTGTCAGACCAGACGTCACCGAGGCCTCCAAAGCGCACCGCACAGACAATAGACGGAAGAAGAAGTGCAAAGAGCAGACGCCTAATCCCTATTCCGACAAACCAATCCGATCACGGGCTCCGATCCGAGTTTTGAAAGATGTGATCCCGGTCACCCAGCGATCTAGGATCGGGGATAAGTATATCCTAGGTAGAGAACTCGGCCGCGGGGAATTCGGTATCACGTATTTGTGTACTGACCGAGAGACTAAAGACGCTCTAGCCTGCAAGTCGATTTCTAAGAGGAAACTGCGGACTGCGGCAGATATAGAGGATGTGAGGACAGAAGTGGCAATCATGTCCAGGTTACCGGATCATCAGAATATAGTGAAGCTGAAAGCGACTTATGAAGATGATAAAAATGTCCATTTGGTGATGGAGCTGTGCGAGGGAGGAGAGCTTTTTGATAGGATAGTTGCTAGAGGACATTACAGTGAGAGGGCGGCAGCTAATATTGCCAGGACTATAGCTGAAGTTGTCAAGGTGTGTCATCACAATGGAATTATGCATAGAGATTTGAAACCGGAGAATTTCCTGTTTGCTAATAAGAAGGAGAATTCTGTGCTAAAGGCCATTGATTTTGGCCTCTCTGTCTTTTTCAAACCAG GGGAGAAATTTTCAGAGATTGTAGGGAGTCCTTATTACATAGCCCCAGAGGTATTGAGGCAGAATTATGGGCCAGAGGTTGATGTATGGAGCGCTGGTGTCATCCTCTATATCTTATTGTGTGGAGTTCCTCCATTTTGGGCTG AGACTGATGAGGGTGTCGCTTCGGAAATTTTGAGATGTCGTATTGATTTTAAGAGGGAACCTTGGCCTCATATTTCAAAAAGTGCCAAGAGTCTAGTTCGGCAGATGCTGGAGCCAGATCCCAAAAAGCGTCTAACTGCTCAGCAGGTGCTTG AGCATCCATGGTTACAAAAGTCAAAGAAAGCTTCAAATGTCCCATTGGGAGACATGGTGAGGACAAGGCTAAAACAATTTTCTACGATGAATAGATTTAAGAAGAAAGCGTTGCAG GTAATTGCACAACACTTTTTAGTTGAAGACGTCGAAGTATTCAGAGATATGTTCACATTGATGGATACAGACAATGATGGTAAAGTATCATATGAGGACGTAAGAGCTGGGCTTCGAATGTTTGGTTCACAACTAGCTGAACCAGAGATAAAGATGCTGATGGAAGTGGCTGATATTGATGGAAATGGAGTACTGGAGTATGGAGAGTTTGTAGCGGTGGCAATTCATTTGCAAAAGATGAAGAATGATGAGCATTTCCGCAGGGCATTTATGTTTTTCGATACAGATGGTAGCGGGTATATAGAAATAGATGAGCTACGAGAGGCCTTAGCAGATGAATATGGTGAAACCGATAATGACGTGCTGCATGACATCTTGCGCGAAGTTGACACTAACAAG GATGGACGCATCAGTTATAGAGAATTTGTTACTATGATGAAAGCTGGAACAGACTGGAGAAAGGCATCTCGACAATATTCAAGGGAGAGATTCAAGAGTTTGATCTTTAATCTTATGAAAGATGGTTCGTTATAG